The Naumovozyma dairenensis CBS 421 chromosome 1, complete genome genomic interval TTGGTGGCATGCATACATTCCATGCGGGTAACCCAAAATGGATTATCTTGCAGGCAAAAATAGAAGATTTTAATGTTGAAGGAGCCAGAACGAGCTAtaatgtattattattactgaTATAGGTGAATAGCATCATATTGATTGTTGTCGTGTTATCAGCattatattaaagaataaataGACGTATGgattgtttttttgtttatcaaTCTTGCTGTTCTTGatagtttttcttttagaTTTATTTACAAGGAGTTGCACCGTTACAACTAAGTAGCTTTATATTGCACTTTAACTAGATCCTGCTCCGGCACAGTAGTATGATCGATTGACTCAGATAATTGATCCATTATTTCATCATACTGTTTATTTCTCATGTCGATACTTCCAAGTACCTGATCTTCTTTCCCCAATATTTCTAATGTGCAAGGTATATCCCTTTTTCGTTTATCTGGATTTGAGATTCTTATCAcatcaaatttcaaattgggattataaaatttcaaagttGGTAAATATTCATGCCAAAACTTACGAGCTCCCATGTGTCCATTATGATTTTGAACCTGAAACGTTAATCTCAATCCAGAATATTTCGTAGCATTCAGTAGGATTTGAGGTTTCTTTGTACTATAACTAATAGcattcaaaaaatttatttgtCTTATAACGTGGGACATTTGATGACAGTATACTTCGGTTATGATCTGATCTTTCTTTACTTAAGCTTCAATAACTTATATCTCTAGAAACAAACAGCAAGTTTATCCAACATATAAAAACTTGGTACTTTTCGCCAAACTAACCGTGAGCGTTATATGGGATGTCCGGGTGTATCATGGCGTCAACATTGAAAGACAACTATAAGTTATAGTTGTATAGTTGTATAACTTATAGTTGTCTTGGGATGAACGATTTACAAAACATGAGATACTCCCTGGATGTATTTAACTTAATTGATGGTTCTATAGATTACTATTGAGTGGTCTGAGGTTTTTAAGGCCAATGTGAGCATAAACAGAGAGAAGGGGGAAAAACTATATTTATTCAAGATATTCTATCAAATTAAAACCAGTTCATTATATAATCAAAAAGAATAAGCATTAAAAGTCTTTGAATAGATCAGCATATGGATCATCACCTTTAATACCATAGTTTATATCTTCCTCAGGGTATTTTTCAAACTGTGATGTATCTCCTTGTCCTTGGCTAATAGGAGGCTCATATGGTGTTTCGATACATCGAGCCAACAATTTGTCCCATATTACTTCACTAAACCAAGCATGGTTTTTAACATCTTCACTTCCATTTTGCAGATTACCTAACCTTTTACTTAGATCTCTTGTAATTAATCTATTTAAAAGATCTTGTACATCCTCATGGAGATATGATGGAAAAGTCAACGGAGCACTTAATATGTTTTCGTATGTTTTTATTGTACTACGGTCATAAAATGGTGTTCGTCCGGATAACATCTCATAAATCAGTATTCCAAAACTCCACCAATCCACGGATTTATTGTAAGGTTTACTACTAACCACTTCTGGAGCAATATAATCTGGTGTACCACATAATGTATAAGTGACGTCTGGTACATATTTCGCAAATCCAAAATCCGTTATCTTTATATGACCATTCTTATCTAGAAGAATGTTTTCAGGTTTCAAATCCCTGTATATTATATCCAAACTATGAAGGTATTCTAATGCGAGACAAACTTCTGCAGCATAAAATTTAGCCACTGGATTAGGAAATTTTTGTGACC includes:
- the TPK3 gene encoding cAMP-dependent protein kinase catalytic subunit TPK3 (similar to Saccharomyces cerevisiae TPK1 (YJL164C) and TPK3 (YKL166C); ancestral locus Anc_1.182), whose amino-acid sequence is MYVDPQKHNAVRKLDIDTITKSNENINETAPSSDDNKKQEQQQETQTFNLDSMKERNDQMNVSESKDNPSGNGHGNEMIQKQNVLGRTTSGKYNLPDFQIMRTLGTGSFGRVHLVRSIHNGRFYALKVIKKNTVVRLKQIEHTNDERRMLSVVNHPFLVRMWGTFQDSEQIFMIMDYIEGGELFSLLRRSQKFPNPVAKFYAAEVCLALEYLHSLDIIYRDLKPENILLDKNGHIKITDFGFAKYVPDVTYTLCGTPDYIAPEVVSSKPYNKSVDWWSFGILIYEMLSGRTPFYDRSTIKTYENILSAPLTFPSYLHEDVQDLLNRLITRDLSKRLGNLQNGSEDVKNHAWFSEVIWDKLLARCIETPYEPPISQGQGDTSQFEKYPEEDINYGIKGDDPYADLFKDF
- the MRP49 gene encoding mitochondrial 54S ribosomal protein mL61 (similar to Saccharomyces cerevisiae MRP49 (YKL167C); ancestral locus Anc_1.181), producing the protein MSHVIRQINFLNAISYSTKKPQILLNATKYSGLRLTFQVQNHNGHMGARKFWHEYLPTLKFYNPNLKFDVIRISNPDKRKRDIPCTLEILGKEDQVLGSIDMRNKQYDEIMDQLSESIDHTTVPEQDLVKVQYKAT